The DNA region CGGCTCACCGGACGGGCGGCCCTACGCCGCGGGACTTCCCCTGGGAACGGTCACGGCATTGCGCGGCGACCCAGGGCAAGCTGACCGCGTTGCGCTGATTCGGCCAGCAGCCGCGCTGACGGCGTTGGACATCGTCGGAGTGGTAGTCGTCCCACCGCGGACCAATCCGCGCGACTCCGTCTTGCCACCGAAGCCGAAGGACAGCCCAGCACCGACCCCGAGTCCGAGCGGGTGACGGATGCGCATCACGTTGCCGCGGGTGTTGCTGATCGTCGCCGCGCTACTTACCGGATTAGTTCTGCAAACAACGCTGCTTTCTCGGTTGGGTTTGCCTGGAGCTACTCCTGACCTTGTACTGGTCACCGTGTTGGTGCTGGCAATGGCGGCTGGCCCCGGCCCAGGGGCAGTCATCGGTTTCGGCGCCGGAGTGCTGGTCGATGTCGCCCCACCGGCAACAGGATCGATCGGCCAGACTGCAGCGGTCTACGCAATCGCGGCCTTTGTAGCGGGTCACTTCACCTTGGACGCGGGTGCTTTTGACCTGCGATCGGCGTTGGCGATCGCAGGCTTGACCGCCGGC from Candidatus Nanopelagicales bacterium includes:
- the mreD gene encoding rod shape-determining protein MreD → MRITLPRVLLIVAALLTGLVLQTTLLSRLGLPGATPDLVLVTVLVLAMAAGPGPGAVIGFGAGVLVDVAPPATGSIGQTAAVYAIAAFVAGHFTLDAGAFDLRSALAIAGLTAGVTLALSVTGALLSSPHVTWSAVPWFVVTSAVYAAVLALAVVPIIGVLYRGAADEGRLA